In the Devosia sp. SL43 genome, one interval contains:
- a CDS encoding tetratricopeptide repeat protein produces MMRTIGDNSLISVTMGAFLALAASILPVHAQTAADAALNMANMLDGAGGGVSRADQLAALEDAADAGQPMAMWQLGIMYENGEGVDRDLVKAFGYFAQIANQHADAAPKGVEADIVAQSFVKVGDYYKQGLPDAGIPVDAERSHALLLHAATYFGDADAQYRVGLLYLQEDELGVNPLQSARWFSLAARKGHCPAQAQLGQLLFHGIEGIEPQPIEGLMWLTVAQQRCAGTADAGWIGDMLNTALASSTPEDQAEASSLATTIAPQFAGF; encoded by the coding sequence ATGATGCGGACCATTGGGGACAATTCCCTGATTTCCGTGACAATGGGAGCCTTCCTCGCCCTCGCGGCGTCGATCCTGCCCGTGCACGCACAGACCGCAGCTGATGCTGCGCTCAATATGGCCAACATGCTCGACGGAGCTGGGGGCGGCGTATCGCGCGCCGACCAGCTCGCCGCGCTTGAGGATGCGGCCGATGCTGGCCAGCCCATGGCCATGTGGCAGCTTGGCATCATGTACGAGAACGGCGAGGGCGTTGATCGCGACCTGGTCAAGGCCTTCGGCTATTTCGCCCAGATCGCCAATCAGCATGCCGACGCCGCACCCAAGGGCGTCGAAGCCGATATCGTCGCGCAGTCCTTCGTCAAGGTTGGCGACTATTACAAGCAGGGCCTGCCCGATGCCGGCATCCCCGTCGATGCCGAACGCTCGCACGCGCTGCTGCTGCACGCCGCCACCTATTTCGGTGATGCCGATGCGCAATACCGCGTTGGCCTGCTGTATCTTCAGGAAGACGAACTTGGCGTGAACCCGCTGCAAAGCGCGCGCTGGTTCTCGCTCGCCGCCCGCAAGGGTCATTGCCCGGCACAGGCCCAGCTCGGCCAGCTGCTGTTCCATGGCATAGAGGGCATCGAGCCTCAGCCGATCGAAGGCCTGATGTGGCTGACGGTCGCCCAGCAGCGCTGTGCGGGCACGGCTGATGCCGGCTGGATTGGCGACATGCTCAACACGGCTCTCGCCAGCTCAACGCCGGAAGATCAGGCCGAGGCATCCTCGCTGGCCACCACCATCGCACCGCAGTTCGCCGGGTTCTGA